A DNA window from Carnobacterium funditum DSM 5970 contains the following coding sequences:
- a CDS encoding MarR family winged helix-turn-helix transcriptional regulator, protein MELKDISKLFYNIKISNQETTSFFEKETGFSLTRYEMMMFLKENGKCFQSQIQSELKIDSSAVTRHLKVLEEKNYVTRKRNKMNNRELYVQLTEKAKIDLENCEKKHHSMQQPLDISLNDEEADQLSYLLNKLMN, encoded by the coding sequence ATGGAATTAAAAGATATCAGCAAGCTTTTTTATAACATAAAAATTTCAAATCAAGAAACTACTTCATTTTTTGAGAAAGAAACAGGTTTCAGTTTGACAAGATATGAAATGATGATGTTTCTTAAAGAAAATGGGAAATGCTTTCAATCTCAAATACAATCAGAATTAAAAATAGATAGTTCTGCGGTTACTAGGCATTTAAAAGTATTAGAAGAAAAAAATTATGTCACTAGAAAGCGAAATAAAATGAACAATAGAGAACTATATGTTCAACTAACTGAAAAAGCAAAAATTGATTTAGAAAATTGTGAGAAAAAGCATCATTCTATGCAGCAACCTTTAGATATTTCGCTTAATGATGAAGAAGCAGATCAATTATCCTATTTATTGAACAAACTAATGAACTAA
- a CDS encoding ABC transporter permease yields MKWYDKNKPYLLVGPAILMTILLVGYGLLMVFVESILSSGSLSLEIYRTLLSDEIFQSSFLFSVRIAVVSTLLSLGIGFVLVRSAFPVLKRSFPRLISWLPMLFPHFVWGYMVYLLFSQTGLFSTIFNGLGIIALPGDFPNLFMDSAGLGIMITYIWKGVPFVILMLLPVYEQLSHSQKELVFTLGGKKGAVFRYVEWPYVFPVLLETFFIIFSFVLAAYEVPALLGATYPKMISILSYDWFFGTNWEKQPYAYATMVIVTSFIVFFVSILSFITRRSRKHLYQNQNDGKKIESIGHFSNFSFLNIAFLSLLPTLFLFLSSFVSKWESGMILPKTISIQGWRVLFLEQPHLLEAILTSIGIILLALLLNVIMGIPAANALAFYEFKGKAAIDTLLLSPLFVPVLAVAMGIHLTFIRLGIANRWIGVVLIHLVLTLPYTIRILRAGFERVGKKQGELAVSLGAKPFKAFYLIYLPQLLPSLRSVVFIVTVVSLSQYFVTALIGGGNILTLPLLYFPFFQSVDQSIMASFSLIFAIIPVGIWAVVELVLKIVLPKKFG; encoded by the coding sequence ATGAAGTGGTACGATAAAAATAAACCTTACCTATTAGTTGGACCTGCCATTTTGATGACAATTTTGTTAGTTGGATACGGTTTATTAATGGTCTTTGTAGAAAGTATCCTATCGAGTGGCTCCTTGAGTCTAGAAATTTATCGAACCCTGTTAAGTGATGAAATATTTCAAAGCTCCTTTCTTTTTAGTGTGCGAATCGCGGTGGTATCTACTCTATTATCACTTGGAATTGGTTTTGTACTCGTTCGATCGGCTTTTCCTGTATTAAAACGGAGCTTTCCCAGATTGATTTCTTGGTTACCCATGCTCTTTCCGCATTTTGTTTGGGGCTATATGGTTTATCTTTTATTTTCTCAAACCGGGCTTTTTTCAACCATTTTCAATGGACTTGGAATAATAGCTCTGCCAGGAGACTTTCCCAATTTATTTATGGATTCAGCTGGTTTAGGAATAATGATAACTTATATATGGAAGGGAGTTCCATTCGTTATTTTAATGCTACTCCCCGTTTATGAACAATTATCTCACTCTCAAAAGGAGTTAGTTTTTACATTAGGAGGGAAAAAAGGTGCTGTTTTTAGATACGTTGAATGGCCTTATGTCTTCCCGGTGTTGTTAGAAACTTTTTTCATCATTTTTTCTTTTGTACTAGCAGCATATGAAGTCCCAGCTCTGTTAGGCGCTACCTATCCTAAAATGATTTCCATATTAAGCTACGATTGGTTTTTTGGAACAAACTGGGAAAAACAACCTTACGCATATGCCACAATGGTTATCGTAACTAGTTTTATCGTTTTTTTTGTTAGCATCTTATCTTTTATAACAAGAAGGAGTAGAAAACACCTTTATCAAAATCAAAATGATGGAAAAAAAATAGAGTCAATAGGACACTTTTCTAACTTTTCTTTTTTAAACATAGCTTTTCTAAGTTTACTTCCTACACTTTTTTTATTTCTATCCAGTTTTGTGAGTAAATGGGAGTCCGGTATGATTCTACCAAAGACTATCTCCATTCAAGGATGGCGCGTTCTTTTTCTTGAGCAACCCCATCTTTTGGAGGCGATTCTTACGTCAATAGGTATCATCCTATTAGCGTTATTGCTTAATGTAATCATGGGTATTCCAGCGGCGAATGCTTTGGCGTTTTATGAATTTAAAGGAAAAGCAGCAATAGATACACTTCTTTTGTCTCCTTTATTCGTTCCAGTTTTAGCTGTAGCAATGGGGATTCATCTGACGTTTATACGCTTAGGGATAGCGAACCGTTGGATTGGTGTTGTTCTTATCCATCTTGTTTTAACGTTACCGTATACAATTAGGATTTTACGAGCAGGTTTTGAAAGGGTTGGGAAAAAGCAAGGAGAGCTGGCGGTATCTTTAGGAGCTAAACCGTTCAAGGCGTTTTATTTAATTTACTTGCCCCAGCTTTTACCTAGTTTGAGAAGTGTCGTTTTTATCGTTACGGTCGTTTCATTAAGCCAGTATTTTGTAACGGCACTTATAGGAGGAGGGAATATATTGACCTTACCATTACTTTATTTCCCTTTC
- a CDS encoding putative quinol monooxygenase, which yields MKIINATFFVKDDKRNEFLATVKPLIEATLLEEGCIDYHLYESFEEPNRFVMIENWENQEAINEHNKNPLLLNLFKNMPTYSAKQAIIRISTIEE from the coding sequence ATGAAAATTATTAATGCTACTTTTTTTGTAAAAGACGATAAAAGAAATGAGTTTTTAGCTACTGTTAAGCCTTTAATTGAAGCTACTCTACTAGAAGAAGGTTGCATAGACTACCATCTTTACGAGTCGTTTGAAGAACCTAATAGGTTTGTCATGATAGAAAATTGGGAAAACCAAGAAGCTATTAATGAACACAATAAAAATCCTTTACTCCTTAATTTGTTTAAAAATATGCCTACGTATAGCGCTAAACAAGCTATTATTAGAATTTCTACTATAGAGGAATAA
- a CDS encoding nitroreductase family protein, with amino-acid sequence MENKVKNNDFSDIIFERKSVRLYNKDTKISHEEMLEMIQEATTAPSSVNMQPWRFVIVESEEEKKKLKPLIRFNTAQNDTSSAMILIFGDMECYEYGEEIYNQAVEENKMSSEVRDQQLEVILPYYKNFSKQKMNDIVKIDSSLVAMQLMLVARSHGYDTNAIGGFESDQLAGAFDLDKERYVPVMILSIGESIDAGYQSVRLNADALTTFK; translated from the coding sequence ATGGAAAACAAAGTAAAAAATAATGATTTTTCAGATATCATCTTCGAAAGAAAGTCGGTTCGTCTATATAATAAAGATACAAAAATTTCTCATGAAGAAATGCTAGAAATGATTCAAGAAGCCACAACCGCACCCTCTTCAGTAAATATGCAACCATGGCGTTTTGTCATTGTTGAAAGCGAAGAAGAAAAAAAGAAATTAAAACCACTTATTCGTTTTAATACTGCTCAAAATGATACCTCATCTGCAATGATATTAATTTTCGGAGATATGGAGTGCTATGAATATGGCGAAGAAATTTATAACCAAGCCGTCGAAGAAAATAAAATGTCTTCTGAAGTAAGAGATCAACAATTAGAAGTTATTCTCCCTTACTACAAGAACTTTTCAAAACAAAAAATGAATGATATTGTAAAAATAGATTCTAGTTTAGTCGCTATGCAATTAATGCTTGTTGCGCGTAGTCATGGATATGATACGAATGCCATTGGTGGATTTGAATCTGACCAATTAGCTGGAGCGTTTGATTTAGACAAAGAACGTTATGTGCCGGTAATGATTTTATCTATTGGTGAATCAATAGATGCTGGATACCAATCTGTTCGTTTAAACGCAGATGCATTAACAACATTTAAATAA
- a CDS encoding HlyC/CorC family transporter, translating into MDSDSIMTIVILVILLLLSGFFSSSETAFTSVNRIRLRNSAKKGDKRAEWALKLTEDYNNVLSSILVGNNIVNIASSSLATLLFISYFPQYGVTISTIVMTILVLIFGEITPKAIAKDRPEKVAKFATPVLSILMKILKPINWIFEKWNNMLAKHLQTEETRISGEELLSIVDEAENGGSLEDDEHQLIRSAIKFHDLEVDSILRPRVDVVAADLQDTDEEIQKIFDEHRYSRILLCEDSIDEVQGVLHERDFNLYLRRKAKGEEGLSLTESMKEVIHIPAMMKISRLLKIMQQSKAHMAVVSDEYGGTIGIVTMEDALEELVGEIWDETDNIEEEIILIDEGKYQVRGEASLEKVFDLFQIQNEESFFSNTISGFVSEMLGRFPKEADQVIYGNMLLHVVKVKDTRILEITVEQNQLEYVG; encoded by the coding sequence ATGGACAGTGATAGTATAATGACGATTGTGATTTTAGTGATACTGCTATTATTATCGGGGTTTTTTTCTTCCTCGGAAACAGCTTTTACGTCCGTGAATCGAATCCGATTGCGAAATAGTGCAAAAAAAGGAGACAAACGTGCAGAATGGGCATTAAAACTTACAGAAGACTACAACAATGTTCTTTCTTCAATACTAGTAGGAAATAATATTGTGAATATTGCTTCTTCTTCCTTAGCGACACTCCTTTTCATCAGTTATTTTCCGCAATATGGAGTAACGATTTCCACAATCGTCATGACGATACTTGTATTAATTTTTGGTGAAATTACTCCGAAAGCAATTGCAAAAGACCGACCAGAAAAAGTTGCTAAATTTGCTACTCCAGTTTTAAGTATTTTAATGAAAATTTTAAAGCCGATTAACTGGATTTTTGAGAAGTGGAACAACATGTTGGCTAAACATTTGCAAACCGAAGAAACAAGGATTAGTGGAGAAGAACTTTTATCAATCGTAGATGAAGCAGAAAACGGTGGCTCACTGGAAGATGATGAACATCAGTTAATTCGATCAGCCATCAAATTCCATGATTTGGAAGTAGACAGTATTCTTAGACCGCGTGTAGACGTGGTTGCAGCTGACTTGCAAGATACAGATGAGGAAATACAGAAAATTTTTGATGAACACAGGTACTCACGTATTTTATTATGTGAAGATTCGATTGATGAAGTACAGGGTGTTTTACATGAGAGAGATTTCAATCTTTATTTGCGTAGGAAAGCAAAAGGTGAAGAAGGATTATCACTCACTGAATCAATGAAAGAAGTCATTCACATTCCAGCTATGATGAAAATATCCCGATTATTGAAAATTATGCAACAAAGCAAAGCGCACATGGCTGTGGTTTCTGATGAGTATGGAGGTACAATCGGGATAGTGACTATGGAAGATGCTTTGGAAGAGCTAGTTGGAGAAATATGGGATGAAACCGATAATATCGAAGAAGAAATCATTCTCATTGATGAAGGGAAATATCAAGTTCGCGGTGAGGCTAGTCTTGAAAAAGTTTTTGATTTATTTCAAATTCAAAACGAGGAAAGTTTTTTTTCAAATACAATCAGTGGATTCGTTTCAGAAATGTTAGGTCGTTTCCCCAAAGAAGCCGATCAAGTGATTTATGGCAATATGTTGCTTCATGTAGTGAAAGTAAAAGATACAAGAATATTGGAGATAACGGTAGAACAAAACCAATTAGAATATGTAGGATAG
- a CDS encoding ABC transporter substrate-binding protein, with product MWKGRFLLIGLTVLFLLSACSNIKETSEISVEEMMQKNWETIEKEAEETTVNLYMWGGDEGINQYIDDWVAPQLKEQHELTLRRVPMDSPEVLMKLLNEKKAKQTRGTIDVIWLNGENFENAKKNELLFGPFSNQLPNVKNYVDTKALDVLYDFGTKVDGMEAPWGKVQFVFQYDQNKLADPPKTFEELKEWVKKNPGKFTYPDPSDFTGNAFLRHLFYESVGDVQTILDNGFDSTFAKENSQEMWDFLNEVKPYLWQEGKTYPNDLTQLDRLYSQGEVSITMGYNEARAEKLVEKGIFPDSTRSFILNSGSIGNTHFLAIPFNSPNKEGALTVTNFLLSPEAQLKKLDTSYWGDNTSLDIRKLSKEEQSQFEAIERGKTVIPIEILKEFAQPEIDANYVPWLKENWINEVVR from the coding sequence ATGTGGAAAGGTAGATTTTTATTAATCGGACTGACAGTACTATTTCTCTTGTCAGCTTGCTCAAATATTAAAGAAACAAGCGAAATATCAGTGGAAGAAATGATGCAAAAGAATTGGGAAACGATTGAAAAAGAAGCGGAAGAAACGACTGTAAATCTTTACATGTGGGGAGGCGACGAAGGTATTAATCAATACATCGATGATTGGGTTGCGCCACAGTTAAAAGAACAACATGAGCTCACTCTTCGCCGAGTACCTATGGATTCACCTGAAGTATTGATGAAATTATTGAATGAAAAAAAAGCGAAACAAACGAGAGGGACCATAGATGTGATTTGGCTCAACGGAGAAAATTTTGAAAATGCTAAGAAAAACGAATTATTATTTGGGCCGTTTTCTAACCAACTTCCAAATGTAAAAAACTATGTAGATACAAAGGCTTTAGATGTGCTTTATGATTTTGGAACAAAAGTAGACGGGATGGAAGCTCCTTGGGGAAAAGTTCAGTTTGTTTTTCAATATGACCAAAATAAACTGGCAGACCCTCCCAAAACTTTTGAAGAATTAAAAGAATGGGTGAAAAAGAATCCTGGTAAATTCACGTATCCTGATCCATCAGATTTCACTGGGAATGCCTTTTTACGGCATTTATTCTACGAATCAGTAGGGGATGTGCAAACGATTTTAGATAATGGATTCGATTCTACATTTGCAAAAGAAAATAGTCAAGAGATGTGGGATTTTCTGAACGAAGTGAAACCTTATCTGTGGCAAGAAGGAAAAACATATCCAAATGATCTTACACAGTTAGATCGTTTGTATAGTCAAGGAGAAGTCTCTATTACCATGGGTTATAATGAGGCAAGAGCGGAAAAACTAGTCGAAAAAGGCATTTTTCCTGACTCTACTCGATCATTTATTCTAAATTCTGGATCTATTGGCAACACTCATTTCTTAGCGATTCCCTTTAATAGCCCGAATAAAGAAGGCGCACTAACTGTTACAAATTTTTTACTATCGCCAGAGGCACAATTGAAAAAATTAGATACTTCTTATTGGGGAGACAATACATCATTGGACATACGTAAACTTTCAAAAGAAGAACAAAGTCAATTTGAAGCGATTGAGAGGGGAAAGACCGTCATACCGATAGAAATCTTGAAGGAGTTTGCCCAACCGGAAATTGATGCTAACTATGTACCATGGCTAAAGGAGAATTGGATTAATGAAGTGGTACGATAA